The following are encoded together in the Pleurocapsa sp. FMAR1 genome:
- a CDS encoding polysaccharide biosynthesis/export family protein, which yields MKTKSVLYQLILERVNKYSAIALAFSLALAAAPAIAQDNTIKLQDAGSGESKTPNQQINSPNQPINYRDLPPLEGQTVPQSIPGSNVTPIPAENLDFATDETDYTLGAGDQIKLDIFQVAEYSGEYPVLVDGTISLPLVGRVDVRGLSLKETSEKVSKKYSAYLKRPIITVGLIAPRPLKIGVSGEVDNPGSYQVAITPDSPQFPTVTDLLEQAGGINTIADVRNIRVTRDTNGKEIVYNSNLWDLLTKGQIKQDISLRDGDTIFVPTTDKINTVELNKLATASYGLQTDKPIQVGVVGEVNRPGSHFIQPEQLASNNGGRANEGKQESSPPRLTQAIAAAKGIKPLADVRDIKVKRTAWDGSEKVIAVNLWELIQSGDTNQDLILQDGDKIVIAKANNLTEQDRRTTASGSFNQPITVNVVGEVVTPGPVTVEPNTPLNQAILAAGGFDATRANSGKVQLISLKPDGTVDKRQIEVDLGSEVNEETNPVLNENDVVVVGRSGSTKASDSVGKFLGPLGAFGGLLNLIF from the coding sequence ATGAAAACTAAATCTGTTTTGTATCAATTAATTTTAGAACGAGTTAATAAATATAGTGCAATTGCCTTAGCTTTTAGTTTGGCATTGGCAGCTGCACCAGCGATCGCTCAAGACAACACCATAAAATTGCAGGATGCAGGTTCAGGAGAATCAAAAACTCCAAACCAACAAATTAATTCTCCAAACCAACCAATTAATTACCGAGATTTACCTCCTTTAGAAGGTCAAACTGTTCCTCAGTCGATTCCTGGTAGTAATGTTACTCCTATTCCCGCAGAAAACCTTGATTTTGCCACTGACGAAACTGACTATACCCTCGGTGCTGGAGATCAAATTAAACTCGACATTTTTCAAGTAGCCGAATATAGCGGAGAATATCCTGTATTAGTTGATGGTACAATTAGTTTGCCGTTGGTAGGGCGAGTTGATGTTCGCGGATTGAGCTTAAAAGAGACCTCGGAAAAAGTTTCTAAAAAGTATTCTGCTTACCTCAAAAGACCTATTATTACTGTCGGTTTAATTGCTCCTCGTCCTCTGAAAATTGGCGTTTCTGGTGAAGTAGATAACCCTGGTTCTTATCAAGTCGCTATCACTCCCGACAGTCCTCAGTTTCCTACTGTTACTGATTTATTGGAGCAGGCTGGCGGTATAAATACTATTGCTGATGTACGCAATATTAGAGTTACACGAGACACGAATGGCAAAGAGATTGTCTACAACTCTAATCTGTGGGATTTGCTGACCAAAGGTCAAATCAAGCAAGATATTTCCTTAAGAGATGGAGATACTATTTTTGTACCTACTACTGACAAAATTAATACCGTTGAGTTAAACAAACTAGCCACCGCCAGCTATGGTCTACAAACAGATAAGCCGATCCAAGTAGGAGTAGTTGGAGAAGTCAATCGTCCTGGTTCTCACTTTATTCAGCCAGAGCAATTGGCAAGTAACAATGGTGGTAGGGCAAATGAGGGCAAACAAGAGTCCAGTCCTCCCAGACTTACTCAAGCTATAGCTGCTGCTAAGGGGATTAAGCCTTTAGCTGATGTTAGAGATATAAAAGTCAAGCGCACTGCTTGGGATGGTTCGGAAAAAGTTATTGCTGTGAATTTGTGGGAATTAATCCAATCTGGAGATACCAACCAAGATCTTATTCTCCAAGATGGAGACAAGATTGTTATTGCTAAGGCAAATAATTTAACCGAACAAGATAGGCGGACAACTGCTTCAGGTAGTTTCAATCAACCCATTACAGTTAATGTTGTTGGCGAAGTTGTTACTCCTGGACCAGTGACAGTAGAACCCAATACTCCTCTTAACCAGGCTATTTTGGCTGCTGGTGGCTTTGATGCTACGCGTGCTAACAGCGGTAAAGTACAGTTAATTAGTTTAAAGCCTGATGGCACAGTAGATAAACGCCAAATCGAGGTTGACTTAGGCTCGGAAGTCAATGAAGAGACAAACCCTGTTCTGAATGAAAATGATGTAGTTGTGGTCGGTCGCTCTGGTTCAACAAAAGCTTCTGATAGTGTAGGTAAGTTCCTCGGTCCACTTGGGGCATTTGGTGGTTTACTAAACCTCATATTCTAA
- a CDS encoding inositol monophosphatase family protein encodes MSSQPSPREILQTLLPHLRVAAGYAKQIQAKIISLPAKETGDNFLSAALTDADLSIQTLVEVALLGTFPDLAFYGEEYEKSRNTKYFTSTELGKNDYLITLDPIDGTQYYLDGFDNYQIILSILNAEHYEAVIAISPAQDCYYYAFKNQGVYKGKLDRDLNECQLLKITNPAQSILLGWGMAHLKPALQSKYDVIDIENCYCSDRQLPNYNGIFSGDLIGWITKRGKFIDSAALAFMAQENGCKVTGLDGLPLPPLHACKDYSYNGAIVANSLELHQDLLAACRKLGHDN; translated from the coding sequence ATGTCTTCTCAGCCTTCTCCTCGTGAAATACTCCAGACACTACTACCCCATCTAAGAGTGGCTGCGGGTTATGCAAAGCAGATTCAAGCTAAAATTATTTCTTTACCAGCCAAAGAAACAGGGGATAATTTTTTATCAGCAGCATTAACCGATGCGGATCTTTCAATTCAGACTTTAGTAGAAGTAGCTTTATTAGGAACTTTCCCCGATCTTGCCTTTTATGGTGAGGAATATGAAAAATCTCGTAATACTAAATATTTTACTTCTACAGAATTAGGCAAAAATGATTATTTAATTACCTTAGATCCTATTGATGGCACTCAGTACTATCTCGATGGTTTTGATAATTACCAAATTATTCTAAGTATTTTAAATGCAGAACACTATGAAGCGGTAATTGCTATTTCTCCTGCACAGGATTGTTATTACTATGCTTTTAAAAATCAAGGAGTATACAAAGGCAAGTTAGATCGAGATTTAAATGAATGCCAATTGCTAAAGATCACAAATCCCGCTCAAAGTATTTTATTAGGTTGGGGAATGGCGCACCTCAAACCTGCTTTGCAATCTAAATATGACGTAATCGATATTGAAAACTGCTATTGTAGCGATCGCCAATTACCCAACTATAACGGCATTTTTTCAGGAGATCTAATTGGCTGGATTACTAAACGGGGTAAGTTTATTGATAGTGCTGCACTGGCTTTTATGGCGCAGGAAAACGGCTGTAAGGTAACGGGATTAGATGGTTTACCCTTGCCTCCTTTACACGCCTGTAAAGACTATAGCTATAATGGCGCGATCGTCGCTAATTCCTTAGAACTTCATCAAGATTTATTGGCAGCCTGTCGAAAATTAGGACACGATAATTAA
- a CDS encoding fructosamine kinase family protein, protein MWTQITQAITQATGKEFAIANTKSVSGGCINQGYKISGNNTEYFVKLNQASQVEMFAAEALGLKQMYATQTITVPQPVCWGLADNSSYIVLQWLDLGRGNNESWTKMGRQLAAMHRQGTNQNFGFEINNTIGSTPQINTWMANWADFFAQQRIGYQLKLAKRSGGSFPDTNRVVDAVRDRLADRQPQASIVHGDLWSGNAAITADGAPVIIDPATYYGDRETDIAMTELFGGFPAVFYHGYNETWQLDSGYQQRKSVYNLYHVLNHFNLFGSGYANQAKRIIETII, encoded by the coding sequence ATGTGGACACAGATTACTCAAGCTATTACTCAAGCTACAGGAAAAGAATTTGCGATCGCCAATACGAAATCGGTTAGTGGAGGCTGTATCAATCAAGGCTATAAAATAAGCGGTAATAATACAGAATATTTCGTTAAGCTTAATCAGGCTTCTCAGGTAGAAATGTTTGCAGCCGAGGCTTTAGGACTAAAGCAAATGTATGCTACTCAGACAATTACTGTGCCACAGCCTGTATGTTGGGGATTAGCAGATAATTCTAGCTATATTGTCCTGCAATGGCTAGATTTGGGTAGGGGAAATAATGAAAGCTGGACAAAAATGGGTCGTCAGTTGGCAGCAATGCACCGCCAAGGAACAAACCAAAACTTTGGATTTGAAATTAATAACACTATTGGTTCTACCCCTCAGATTAACACCTGGATGGCTAACTGGGCAGACTTTTTTGCCCAACAGCGTATTGGCTATCAGTTAAAGTTAGCTAAACGCAGTGGCGGAAGTTTTCCTGATACAAACAGGGTTGTTGATGCAGTTAGGGATAGATTGGCTGATAGGCAGCCTCAAGCCTCTATAGTACATGGAGATCTTTGGTCTGGGAATGCTGCAATTACCGCCGATGGCGCACCTGTAATCATAGATCCTGCCACATATTATGGCGATCGCGAAACTGATATTGCCATGACAGAATTATTTGGTGGTTTTCCTGCCGTTTTTTATCATGGCTACAATGAGACTTGGCAATTAGACAGTGGTTATCAACAACGTAAAAGTGTTTACAATCTTTACCACGTCTTGAATCACTTCAATCTCTTCGGCAGTGGATACGCTAATCAAGCTAAAAGAATTATTGAGACAATAATTTGA
- the rpsF gene encoding 30S ribosomal protein S6, whose protein sequence is MSNTYEMMYILRPDLSEDQVGEAVSKYQTFLNENGAENLEVQIKGKRRLAYAVGKYLDGIYVQMNYQADGSQIAPLERMMRLSEDTIRYLTLKPKKRAIIAAQNALAEPVSEAPQS, encoded by the coding sequence ATGAGCAACACTTACGAAATGATGTACATCCTCCGTCCTGATTTGTCAGAAGATCAGGTAGGAGAAGCAGTGAGTAAATATCAGACTTTTCTCAATGAAAACGGTGCAGAAAACTTAGAGGTTCAAATCAAGGGCAAAAGAAGGCTCGCCTATGCTGTAGGTAAGTATTTGGACGGTATTTATGTACAGATGAATTATCAAGCTGATGGAAGCCAAATAGCACCATTAGAAAGGATGATGCGCTTGAGTGAAGACACTATTCGTTATCTCACCCTCAAACCCAAAAAACGTGCTATTATTGCTGCCCAAAATGCCCTAGCCGAACCTGTCTCCGAAGCACCCCAATCATAG
- the hisS gene encoding histidine--tRNA ligase — protein MIQALRGTRDILPEEVGYWQLIEATVKEILGRAVYQEIRAPIFEQTDLFERGIGEATDVVGKEMYTFKDRGDRSLTLRPEGTAGVVRAYISNKLHAQGGVQRLWYTGPMFRYERPQAGRQRQFHQVGLELLGSDAPRADVEVIALATDILQTLGLKNLELDINSVGDNSDRANYREALVSYFEPYKDDLDRDSQARLTGNPLRILDSKDPQTQKIAQNAPKIIEHLSTESKKHFDTVLQLLTDLNIKYQINHCLVRGLDYYTHTAFEIKSDDLGAQATVCGGGRYDGLVGELGGPQTQAVGWAIGMERLVLLLQKLRSNPVNNPDLYIVSRGEVAEAQSLILAQKLRSAGLSVELDLSGSGLGKQFKRADRSGAVACLVLGDAEAENQTVNLKWLASGEQQAIAQADLLAMSRELESKETFGQKASLTDLLKTKIAKLKD, from the coding sequence ATGATTCAAGCACTCAGAGGAACAAGAGATATTCTGCCAGAGGAAGTCGGTTACTGGCAGTTAATTGAAGCCACGGTCAAAGAAATACTAGGTCGAGCGGTATACCAGGAGATTCGAGCGCCAATCTTTGAGCAAACAGACTTATTTGAGCGTGGTATCGGCGAAGCCACCGACGTGGTAGGTAAAGAAATGTATACCTTTAAAGATAGGGGCGATCGCTCTTTAACACTGCGTCCAGAAGGTACAGCAGGAGTAGTACGAGCTTATATCAGCAATAAGCTTCATGCTCAAGGAGGAGTCCAGCGTCTTTGGTATACTGGACCAATGTTTCGTTATGAACGTCCTCAGGCTGGTCGTCAGCGTCAGTTTCATCAGGTTGGTTTAGAGTTACTGGGTAGTGATGCTCCCCGTGCAGATGTGGAGGTAATTGCCTTAGCGACTGATATTTTGCAAACTTTGGGTTTAAAAAATTTAGAATTAGATATAAACTCGGTTGGTGATAATAGCGATCGCGCTAACTATCGAGAGGCATTAGTTAGTTATTTTGAACCTTACAAGGATGATTTGGATCGAGATTCTCAAGCTCGTTTAACTGGCAATCCTCTTAGAATATTAGATAGCAAAGATCCTCAAACCCAAAAAATTGCTCAAAACGCACCTAAAATTATCGAACATCTTAGTACTGAATCAAAAAAACATTTTGATACTGTGCTGCAATTATTGACTGATTTAAATATTAAATACCAAATAAATCACTGCTTAGTTAGGGGTCTAGACTACTATACCCACACGGCTTTTGAAATCAAGTCTGATGATTTGGGCGCACAGGCAACTGTCTGTGGAGGTGGACGTTATGATGGTTTGGTTGGCGAATTAGGCGGACCGCAGACGCAGGCTGTAGGTTGGGCGATCGGCATGGAAAGGCTGGTGTTATTGCTGCAAAAACTGCGGTCTAACCCTGTGAACAATCCCGATTTATATATTGTTTCTCGTGGAGAAGTTGCCGAAGCTCAAAGTCTGATTCTGGCGCAGAAATTACGTAGTGCTGGCTTGAGTGTTGAACTAGACCTCAGCGGCAGTGGCTTGGGAAAACAGTTTAAACGAGCCGATCGCAGTGGTGCAGTTGCTTGCCTAGTTTTAGGAGACGCTGAGGCGGAAAACCAAACCGTAAACTTAAAGTGGTTAGCATCAGGGGAACAACAGGCGATCGCACAAGCTGATTTATTAGCAATGAGCAGGGAATTAGAGTCGAAAGAGACTTTTGGTCAAAAAGCCTCTTTGACCGACTTGTTAAAAACTAAGATCGCCAAGCTAAAAGATTAA
- a CDS encoding Tic20 family protein: MGSGSANNYLDRFFGAAVYLFALYDAVVLGAALLTIPALRPLFQLIQVLLLPISTVYGLIPLGLGSLIVFFALYLAVVQNNNISFFIRFNAMQSILLGIALSLIQIILQTLPALGLVGSVISLVAIGVCFFCMVQCLLGRRPEIPSFSHFVYNFISR, translated from the coding sequence ATGGGAAGTGGTTCTGCTAATAATTACCTAGACCGTTTTTTTGGGGCAGCTGTCTATCTTTTTGCTCTATACGATGCCGTAGTTTTGGGGGCTGCTTTATTGACTATTCCTGCTCTGCGACCACTATTTCAACTGATACAAGTTCTCTTACTTCCTATTTCTACAGTCTATGGATTGATTCCCCTAGGGTTAGGTAGTTTAATTGTCTTTTTTGCTTTGTATTTAGCGGTAGTCCAAAATAATAATATTTCCTTTTTTATTCGTTTTAATGCCATGCAATCAATTTTGCTGGGTATTGCTCTATCTTTAATTCAAATTATCTTGCAGACTTTACCAGCATTAGGTTTGGTTGGTAGCGTAATTTCTCTGGTGGCAATTGGCGTTTGTTTTTTCTGTATGGTGCAGTGCCTCTTAGGTCGTCGTCCTGAAATTCCTTCTTTCTCTCATTTTGTCTATAATTTCATTTCCAGATAA
- a CDS encoding TIGR02450 family Trp-rich protein encodes MSKKRKQKFPYLIGSKWTAKQKTWGWRHFQVINRKNHGKWIFAEMVASCDSQTRFWLNASQLKDDSLWLSGWKTLQETEQLENSNDINYFSY; translated from the coding sequence ATGTCGAAAAAAAGAAAACAGAAGTTCCCTTATTTAATTGGTTCAAAGTGGACAGCTAAACAAAAAACTTGGGGATGGAGACATTTTCAGGTAATTAACCGCAAAAACCATGGTAAGTGGATATTTGCCGAAATGGTAGCATCTTGTGATTCCCAAACTCGTTTCTGGTTGAATGCCTCGCAGCTCAAGGATGATTCTCTCTGGCTATCTGGATGGAAAACTCTTCAAGAGACTGAACAGCTAGAGAACAGCAACGATATTAATTATTTTAGCTATTAA
- a CDS encoding fumarylacetoacetate hydrolase family protein gives MAQRYVRIKTNRDQIYYGLLQPNRSVSIYDAPPWLGGQATELEQDLDTYELLAPCVPSKIVAVGKNYLKHAAEMGTPVPKEPLLFLKPSTTVIADGQNIHYPPQSQRVDYEGELAVVIGDRCSHATPEQAAKSIWGYTIANDVTARDLQKKDGQWTRAKGFDTFCPLGPWIVRELSVEAKIQTFLNNEDKPQQSASIANMVFNPDVLVSYISQVMTLTPGDVILTGTPEGIGSMNPGDTVRIEIEGIGCISNQVIAILN, from the coding sequence ATGGCACAACGCTATGTTCGCATTAAAACTAATCGTGACCAGATTTACTATGGTCTGCTACAGCCCAATCGAAGTGTATCTATATATGATGCTCCTCCTTGGCTGGGAGGGCAAGCAACGGAGCTTGAGCAAGATTTAGATACCTACGAATTACTTGCTCCTTGTGTACCTTCAAAAATTGTGGCAGTCGGCAAAAACTATCTTAAACACGCAGCCGAAATGGGTACACCAGTACCAAAAGAACCATTGTTGTTTCTCAAGCCCTCAACAACTGTAATTGCCGATGGTCAAAATATTCATTATCCTCCCCAATCTCAACGGGTTGATTATGAAGGAGAATTGGCTGTAGTCATTGGCGATCGCTGTAGTCATGCCACCCCAGAGCAAGCAGCTAAAAGCATTTGGGGTTATACTATTGCCAACGACGTTACGGCAAGAGATCTACAGAAAAAAGACGGACAGTGGACAAGAGCCAAGGGATTTGACACTTTTTGCCCTTTAGGACCTTGGATTGTCAGAGAATTGAGCGTCGAAGCAAAAATACAGACTTTTCTTAATAATGAAGATAAACCCCAGCAATCTGCCTCTATTGCCAATATGGTATTCAACCCCGATGTACTTGTATCTTATATTTCTCAGGTGATGACTTTAACCCCAGGAGACGTTATTTTGACAGGCACACCCGAGGGAATTGGCTCAATGAATCCAGGAGATACAGTCAGAATAGAAATCGAAGGTATTGGCTGTATTTCCAATCAAGTTATAGCAATCTTGAATTAA
- the pdhA gene encoding pyruvate dehydrogenase (acetyl-transferring) E1 component subunit alpha, producing MCAERTLPKFDTASVKITQEEGLILYEDMVLGRLFEDKCAEMYYRGKMFGFVHLYNGQEAVSSGIVKALRAQGDYVCSTYRDHVHALSAGVPAKEVMAELFGKETGCSKGRGGSMHMFSAEHGLLGGYAFVAEGIPVATGAAFQSKYRREAMGDDSSDSVAVCFFGDGASNNGQFFECLNMAALWKLPIIYVVENNKWAIGMAHDRATSQTEIYKKASVFNMAGYEVDGMDVLAVNTLAKEAVARARAGEGPTLIEALTYRFRGHSLADPDEMRDPAEKEFWGQRDPIKKFATYMIEQNLATADELKEINHKISARVDEAVKFAENSSEPNPSDLHRYIFAED from the coding sequence ATGTGTGCCGAAAGAACCTTACCTAAATTTGATACTGCTTCTGTCAAAATTACCCAAGAAGAAGGACTGATTCTATACGAAGATATGGTTTTGGGACGCTTATTTGAAGACAAGTGTGCTGAAATGTATTATCGAGGCAAAATGTTTGGTTTTGTCCATCTCTACAATGGTCAGGAAGCAGTTTCTTCTGGCATAGTTAAGGCTTTGCGCGCTCAGGGAGATTACGTTTGCAGTACTTATCGCGATCACGTTCATGCCTTGAGTGCAGGTGTTCCTGCCAAAGAAGTAATGGCAGAGCTTTTTGGCAAAGAAACTGGGTGTAGTAAAGGTCGAGGGGGTTCAATGCATATGTTTTCTGCTGAACATGGACTCTTGGGAGGTTACGCTTTTGTAGCCGAAGGAATTCCCGTAGCTACTGGTGCAGCTTTTCAAAGTAAATATCGCCGTGAAGCAATGGGGGACGATAGTTCAGATAGTGTTGCGGTTTGCTTTTTTGGGGATGGAGCAAGTAATAATGGTCAATTTTTTGAATGTTTGAACATGGCAGCCCTCTGGAAGCTGCCAATTATATACGTAGTCGAAAATAATAAGTGGGCAATTGGCATGGCTCACGATCGCGCTACTTCTCAAACCGAAATTTACAAAAAAGCCAGCGTGTTTAACATGGCAGGTTATGAAGTTGATGGTATGGACGTGTTGGCAGTTAACACTTTAGCTAAGGAAGCTGTTGCCCGCGCTCGTGCTGGAGAAGGACCTACCTTGATTGAAGCCTTGACCTATCGTTTTAGAGGTCATTCTCTAGCCGATCCAGATGAGATGCGAGATCCTGCGGAAAAAGAATTTTGGGGTCAACGGGATCCGATTAAAAAATTCGCGACATATATGATTGAGCAAAATTTAGCCACCGCAGACGAGCTTAAGGAAATTAACCATAAGATATCGGCAAGAGTAGATGAGGCGGTTAAATTTGCTGAAAATAGTTCCGAACCTAATCCAAGCGATTTACATCGTTATATTTTTGCGGAAGATTAA
- a CDS encoding cofactor assembly of complex C subunit B translates to MNLPIISSTFLLTLLMMIGLFFFIRASVKDRTKQIQLVPDESEDILIKKLQQYFETRAYQMTAVDPENKQVTFKGFVQPSLFLAILLTFLALVGFSCLALILFLLFPSVRGVFWLLLLLAPAAGVFYWRKAGRWEQILLQVVSKTDSPNLVSVIAHRDELIQLQENLSVQTVD, encoded by the coding sequence GTGAATCTGCCAATTATTTCCTCAACTTTTCTTTTAACCCTATTGATGATGATTGGGTTGTTCTTCTTTATTCGTGCTTCGGTTAAAGACCGTACCAAACAAATTCAACTTGTTCCTGATGAATCAGAGGATATTTTAATTAAAAAATTGCAGCAGTATTTTGAAACACGAGCCTATCAGATGACTGCTGTCGATCCAGAAAACAAACAGGTTACTTTTAAAGGCTTTGTGCAGCCTAGTCTATTTCTGGCTATATTGCTTACCTTTTTAGCTTTAGTTGGCTTTTCCTGCTTGGCTTTAATTTTGTTTCTCTTATTTCCTAGTGTCAGAGGCGTATTTTGGCTTTTGCTTTTACTCGCCCCCGCAGCAGGTGTTTTTTATTGGCGCAAAGCAGGACGTTGGGAACAAATACTACTTCAGGTTGTGTCTAAAACTGATAGTCCTAATTTAGTTAGTGTTATTGCCCATAGAGATGAATTGATTCAACTACAGGAAAATTTATCTGTGCAAACAGTAGATTAA
- a CDS encoding GumC family protein — translation MPDRSSDHSTYLPSKNGNGKGINGKNGNNNYVYSLPAVNQSENKADGDSIDLRHLASIIKHRLRLISAVILGVTTTTAIVTFTQEPKYEGSFQLLVEPVSEKQDSPLGDNPLSILQQNLGGLDYDSQIEVLRSPRVLKPIIKSLASKYPEIEYDELIKPKKSPLKIAQLDETKILKVSYVDPDPKKIKFVLDTLAEAYPKYSLEEKRAKVQQGIDFVEQQLPEVRGRVDRLQGEVQKFRQVHNLLDPEQQAEILAGQQVDFEQKLFDTQAKTKETKSLYTLLQKQLGLEPQQALAASYLSESPRYQNLLDELQKVEVELATESTRFSAKNPTVQALEEKRANLTNLLQEEAGGVLGDNLSNSVENKPNNTSPSSLRLQLNQQYIQAANELEILKIREQALKGELAKINKYTKQMPVIARQYTDLRRQLRVATESLTRFLTAQEELQLQGAQQALPWQTISQPSLLKKPISPNPPRNLILGLFSGVLLGLSAALLAERLDPVFHSAEELKESINLPLLGQIPIEKDLKPLDELEATPKKDKFSLPQLYIGDTPLNINQLTPASTTNRGQKWYGATHFLESFRSLNTNIKLLGSDTSIRTFVISSSIPSEGKSTVSCHLAQAAAAMGQKVLVIDADLRRPQIHRWIGVKNEAGLSNVLATGLDIESAIVNLPRWGNLSVIPAGDIPPDPTRLLSSQKMYALMDQLKASKQYDLIIYDTPPILEFADGRILSSHTDGVVLIVRIGKTDRFLLKQNLDNIRMSNVPVLGVIANQVNRSTGSYNYYSHYYANRK, via the coding sequence ATGCCCGATAGAAGTTCAGATCATTCTACTTATCTCCCCTCAAAAAATGGAAACGGCAAGGGAATTAACGGTAAAAATGGAAATAATAACTACGTTTATTCCTTACCTGCTGTTAATCAATCAGAGAATAAAGCCGATGGAGATAGTATCGATCTGCGTCACCTTGCAAGCATAATTAAACATCGCTTGCGCCTTATTAGTGCCGTAATTCTTGGTGTCACTACCACTACGGCAATAGTAACATTTACTCAAGAACCAAAATACGAAGGCAGTTTTCAGCTTTTAGTTGAACCTGTTTCCGAGAAGCAAGATAGCCCTTTAGGTGATAACCCCTTATCTATCTTGCAACAAAATCTTGGTGGTTTAGATTACGATTCTCAAATAGAAGTACTACGTAGCCCTCGTGTTTTAAAACCGATCATCAAAAGCCTCGCCAGTAAATATCCCGAAATTGAATACGATGAATTAATAAAACCCAAAAAATCTCCCCTTAAAATCGCTCAGTTAGACGAAACAAAAATTTTAAAGGTCTCTTACGTCGATCCTGACCCCAAAAAAATTAAATTTGTCCTAGATACTTTAGCCGAAGCGTATCCTAAATACTCTTTAGAGGAAAAAAGAGCCAAAGTACAGCAAGGAATAGACTTCGTTGAACAGCAACTACCCGAAGTGAGAGGACGAGTCGATCGCTTGCAGGGTGAAGTACAAAAATTTCGTCAAGTTCATAATTTACTCGACCCAGAACAACAGGCAGAAATACTAGCAGGACAACAAGTTGACTTTGAGCAAAAGCTATTTGACACTCAAGCCAAAACTAAAGAAACAAAATCTTTATATACTCTGCTGCAAAAACAATTAGGTTTAGAACCGCAACAGGCATTAGCAGCTAGCTATTTAAGTGAATCTCCACGCTATCAAAACTTGCTAGACGAATTACAAAAGGTAGAAGTAGAGTTAGCTACAGAATCTACTCGCTTTTCAGCCAAAAATCCAACTGTTCAAGCTTTAGAAGAGAAAAGAGCAAATTTAACTAATCTACTTCAAGAGGAAGCTGGCGGAGTATTAGGAGACAATTTATCTAACTCCGTCGAAAATAAGCCAAATAATACTTCTCCAAGCTCTCTACGTTTGCAACTAAATCAGCAATATATTCAGGCAGCCAACGAGCTAGAAATACTAAAAATTCGTGAACAGGCTCTTAAGGGAGAATTGGCGAAAATTAACAAATATACTAAGCAAATGCCTGTGATTGCTCGTCAGTATACAGATTTAAGGCGACAGTTAAGAGTAGCAACGGAAAGCTTAACTCGTTTCTTAACTGCTCAAGAAGAATTGCAGCTACAGGGAGCGCAGCAAGCCTTGCCCTGGCAAACAATTTCTCAGCCTTCTTTGTTAAAAAAGCCTATTTCCCCTAACCCTCCTCGCAATCTTATTTTAGGTCTGTTTTCTGGCGTTCTTTTGGGTCTTAGTGCAGCATTGCTGGCTGAACGCCTTGACCCTGTTTTCCATTCGGCAGAAGAATTAAAAGAGAGCATTAATTTACCTCTGCTGGGTCAAATCCCTATTGAAAAAGATCTAAAACCTTTAGATGAACTAGAAGCAACGCCTAAAAAAGATAAATTTAGCCTACCTCAACTATACATAGGAGATACACCGTTAAACATCAATCAATTAACGCCAGCGTCAACTACAAATAGAGGTCAAAAATGGTATGGTGCTACTCATTTTCTAGAATCATTTCGCTCTCTCAATACTAATATCAAGCTTTTGGGTTCTGATACTTCAATTCGCACATTCGTGATCAGTTCATCTATTCCATCTGAAGGAAAGTCAACTGTCTCTTGTCATTTGGCTCAAGCAGCAGCAGCAATGGGACAAAAGGTACTGGTAATTGATGCTGATTTGCGTCGTCCTCAAATTCATCGTTGGATTGGTGTCAAAAATGAAGCTGGTTTGAGTAATGTTTTGGCTACTGGTCTAGATATAGAATCAGCAATTGTTAACCTTCCTCGGTGGGGGAATTTATCCGTCATTCCCGCAGGAGACATTCCGCCCGATCCTACCCGCCTACTTTCTTCTCAGAAAATGTATGCTTTAATGGATCAGCTAAAAGCAAGTAAGCAATACGATTTAATTATTTATGATACTCCACCCATATTAGAGTTTGCCGATGGTCGAATTCTCTCAAGCCATACCGATGGAGTTGTACTGATAGTAAGAATTGGTAAAACAGATCGCTTTTTGTTAAAGCAGAATCTTGACAACATTAGAATGTCTAATGTACCTGTTCTAGGGGTCATAGCTAATCAGGTAAATCGCTCTACAGGTTCTTATAACTATTACAGTCATTATTATGCTAATAGAAAATAG